TCCGCCGTATGGGAGGCGTGGCATTTGTAGCGCTTTGCCATGTTGCGGGATGCGGCAAGGATATCCTCGGTAAAATCGTGGCTGAATTTTACCGCCCTGGTCTCCTCCGCGTACTCCGCCGCAATGCCGTCACAGAGACGGATTCCGGGAATCCAGAACATCTCGGCGCCGGTCAGTTCCAGAACTCTCCGATAAATGATGGCGGCCGGCATTAAGAGGGCCGCATAGTCGCTGTTGACACCGAACCGCTCCTCGATCTGGTAGAGAGGCATATCCACCAGCTTTTCGTAAAATGCCTTGAAATCTTCGGCTGTCACCCGG
This sequence is a window from Anaerotignum faecicola. Protein-coding genes within it:
- a CDS encoding exopolyphosphatase, with the protein product NMQADIRMENTLIEELVDNELMTFKKMYLKDREIKNLIGIGECILYLSRGSGTGKPVDRVTAEDFKAFYEKLVDMPLYQIEERFGVNSDYAALLMPAAIIYRRVLELTGAEMFWIPGIRLCDGIAAEYAEETRAVKFSHDFTEDILAASRNMAKRYKCHASHTA